The Streptomyces sp. NBC_00224 genome contains the following window.
ATGTGAGCGGGGTCTCGCTCCTGGTGGCGTGCGCCATCGCGCTGCCGCTCGCGCTGTGGCTCGGGCACATAGGGCGGGGCGGGGCGCTCGCGGTCAACATCTCCAACGTGGGACGGGCGGTGCCCGTCTTCGCGGTGCTCGCCCTGCTGATGCTCACCCCGCTGCGCAAGGCCGGGTACGCGCCGACGATCATCGCCCTTGTGCTCTTCGCGGTGCCGCCGCTGCTGACCAACGCGTACGTGGGAATGCGCGAGGTGGACCGGTCGGTGGTGGAGGCCGCGCGCGGGATGGGGATGTCGGGCGGGCAGCTGTTCGCCCGGGTGGAGCTGCCGCTCGCCTACCCGCTGATCATGATCGGGGTGCGGTCGGCCGCGGTGCAGGTGGTGGCGACGGCGACGATCGCCTCCATGGTGGGGCTCGGCGGCCTCGGCCGGATCATCACGGCCGGGTTCGCCACGTACAACACACCGCAGGTGGTCGCGGGGGC
Protein-coding sequences here:
- a CDS encoding ABC transporter permease; amino-acid sequence: MGVMADAWTWLTTGSNWSGDDGAWHRLAEHAYVSGVSLLVACAIALPLALWLGHIGRGGALAVNISNVGRAVPVFAVLALLMLTPLRKAGYAPTIIALVLFAVPPLLTNAYVGMREVDRSVVEAARGMGMSGGQLFARVELPLAYPLIMIGVRSAAVQVVATATIASMVGLGGLGRIITAGFATYNTPQVVAGAILAALLALLVEGVLVLADRLFSPLRAARGRSTAP